A stretch of the Zeugodacus cucurbitae isolate PBARC_wt_2022May chromosome 6, idZeuCucr1.2, whole genome shotgun sequence genome encodes the following:
- the LOC105221290 gene encoding neogenin isoform X3 translates to MWTRLSTGVWSRKWQQTHQQPQLLQLHVIVLGILASLLLQTHSSLASQALTFKIEPQDVVVPEGHSVLLQCGGVAQNGKSGKIQPIIRWRGPDGQDLGIVGDTFRNQLNNGSLYISSVEENRGLTGSYQCLLSADGIGTIVSRAAVVSIARLSDLNQDFIETYLLPGQTAYFRCMVGEVQPGIKHIVQWLKDDMPLVLDKLRMIVLPNGALEIDEVGIGDRGAYQCNVTSGSISRLSSKTSLNIKKPTDPSSENLVAPSFLVGPSPKTVKEGDSVTLDCVANGVPKPQIKWLRDGAELDLSDLDSPFSIIGTGSLQISSAEDIDSGNYQCRASNTVDSLDAQATVQVLVPPKFIKSPKDKTAHEKEELELECAIRGKPKPLIQWLKNGDVITPNTYMQLVGGHNLRIFGLLQSDAGMFQCVGTNPAGSVQAAARLRVAQTGKSKKYRPSASQTPKSPLLPSASPIRRRKGGGSKAIDPFDTFGDAIDNSMGSTRRLSKSALDSLLSQRGRKLPRPERPQNDNSYGEYASLKELEQLDMEDTDSSMELPTSTQEFNVADDEGEGDNDNNDEDNEDDDEYDDLNDNQEFIDAYNHGDDPNKVLNSWKNKNKKQLSSATSNSQAASSSSSYLSSDLDGLEGSIGITGVGSVDGGVDIPQSGGGVTHIHGALLNRLPGPPHDLVAQIVKPRFVTLSWMEPKKNPVEVVSYTVFYKMSNSEREQKIVTKSHDDQQVNIQNLLPGKTYQFRVVANTNFGPGDSSEVLEVRTQPEENIAGPPRNVEGYASSEREIFVKWDSPTVTNGEILKYRIYYSENDSGAEMYHDSTSLSAVISELRPYTDYTISVVPFNKNGMGDPSNEIKVKTFSSTPTEAPNNVTLEVTSSTSVTVHWEPPAEEERNGQITGYKIRYRKLKDTPQVKSTPANIRYFELKGLDRHSEYQIKIAAMTVNGSGPFTEWNRVMTLENDLDETQVPGKPVWIGIHPGGDNIALHWGPPQQHEIKIRSYVLGWGRGIPDENIIELKESERYYVLKKLESNTEYVVSLRARNSKGDGQPIYDNIKTRDEEPVDIPVPLEVPVGLRAITMSSSSIVVYWIDTTLSKNQHVIDNRHYTVRFGISGSSRFRYHNTTDLNCMINDLRPNTQYEFAVKVVKGRRESAWSMSVLNSTYQNVPITPPRELTVRPDEQNPQTVILQWLPPKHSLGQITGYNIYYTTDTTKRDRDWSIEAFAGDETMMMLPNLKPYTTYYFKVQARVGKGASNAPFSALVAYTTPAAVVMQEPKPIAKGISNEIIIYSVAGAVVFLVVIFVGIMFVVCRRKPQSTPDHNKKSSYQNVGVPKPPDLWIHHDQMELKNIDKNIHSTTPVCSDGASSSGALTLPRSVVHEYDVDTPVPVTNSLDKRSYVPGYMTTSMNSTMERPQYPRTQYNISANRSHMTVDTGHSQQSLTQQPGSLAQTPEHPYGYEGNFCNPGYPNGGGGAGPGGGPTINGGVSTIESAKRGHPLKSFSVPGPPPTGAATPVNKHTPAVTIRPQNQSPYKKPSFSAATPTNRLQGGSSVAHSNDEIQRLAPSTSTEELNQEMANLEGLMKDLSAITANEFEV, encoded by the exons CGCTTACCTTCAAAATTGAACCTCAGGATGTGGTCGTGCCGGAAGGACATTCGGTGTTGCTGCAATGCGGTGGAGTTGCACAAAACGGCAAGTCTGGTAAGATACAACCAATTATACGTTGGCGTGGGCCAGATGGCCAGGATTTGGGCATCGTCGGCGACACGTTTCGCAACCAGTTGAATAACGGTTCGTTGTACATAAGCTCCGTGGAGGAAAATCGCGGTTTGACCGGCTCCTATCAGTGTCTGCTCAGCGCCGACGGCATTGGTACGATTGTTAGTCGTGCGGCAGTCGTGTCTATAGCGCGGTTGTCGGATCTCAATCAAGACTTTATCGAAACATATTTATTACCCGGCCAAACGGCGTATTTCCGTTGCATGGTGGGCGAAGTTCAACCGGGCATTAAACACATCGTACAATGGCTAAAGGATGACATGCCGCTTGTGCTGGACAAGTTGCGCATGATCGTGCTGCCGAATGGCGCCTTAGAAATCGATGAGGTGGGCATTGGGGATCGCGGCGCTTATCAGTGTAATGTGACCTCTGGCAGCATATCGCGTTTAAGCAGCAAAACTAGCCTGAATATTAAAAAACCCACAGATCCCAGCAGTGAAAATTTGGTTGCGCCGTCGTTTCTTGTGGGACCTTCGCCGAAAACCGTGAAGGAGGGAGACAGCGTCACCTTGGATTGCGTGGCGAATGGCGTTCCGAAACCACAAATTAAATGGTTGCGCGACGGCGCTGAACTCGACCTTAGCGATCTTGACTCGCCATTCTCCATCATCGGCACGGGCTCATTGCAAATATCTTCGGCGGAGGACATAGATTCCGGAAACTACCAGTGTCGTGCCAGTAATACAGTCGATTCGCTTGATGCACAGGCCACCGTGCAAGTGCTGGTGCCGCCTAAATTCATCAAGAGTCCAAAAGACAAGACCGCTCATGAAAAGGAGGAGTTGGAGCTGGAGTGCGCGATACGTGGCAAACCAAAGCCGTTAATTCAGTGGTTGAAGAATGGCGATGTGATCACCCCCAACACGTATATGCAACTGGTCGGTGGCCACAATTTACGCATTTTCGGTCTGCTGCAGTCCGATGCCGGCATGTTCCAATGTGTAGGCACCAATCCGGCTGGCAGTGTCCAAGCGGCGGCTCGCTTGCGCGTCGCTCAAACAG GCAAATCCAAAAAATACCGTCCATCCGCTTCCCAAACACCCAAATCTCCATTACTTCCATCAGCTTCGCCTATACGCCGTCGCAAGGGGGGCGGATCTAAGGCGATCGATCCTTTTGACACATTCGGCGATGCTATTGACAATTCAATGGGGTCGACACGTAGGCTCTCCAAAAGCGCTCTGGATAGTTTACTCTCGCAGAGAGGCAGAAAATTGCCACGACCAGAGAGACCGCAAAATGACAATAGTTATGGCGAATATGCCTCACTGAAAGAACTAGAACAATTAGACATGGAAGATACGGACAGTTCAATGGAGTTACCCACTAGCACACAGGAGTTCAACGTAGCCGATGACGAAGGTGAgggcgacaacgacaacaatgACGAAGACAATGAAGACGATGACGAATATGACGATTTAAACGACAATCAAGAATTCATTGACGCTTACAATCACGGCGACGATCCCAACAAAGTACTGAACTCTTGgaagaataaaaataagaaacaattATCCTCAGCCACATCCAATTCACAAGCGGCGTCATCAAGTTCCTCCTACTTATCCTCAGATTTAGATGGACTCGAAGGCAGCATTGGCATAACTGGTGTTGGGAGTGTAGACGGAGGTGTGGACATTCCACAGTCCGGCGGTGGAGTTACACACATCCATGGTGCTCTGTTGAACCGTTTGCCGGGACCGCCGCACGACTTGGTTGCGCAAATAGTGAAACCACGTTTCGTAACACTAAGTTGGATGGAGCCGAAGAAGAACCCCGTGGAAGTTGTCTCCTACACAGTATTCTATAAAATGAGCAACAGCGAACG CGAACAGAAAATCGTAACCAAATCGCACGATGACCAACAGGTGAACATACAAAATCTGCTGCCTGGGAAAACCTATCAATTCCGTGTGGTGGCCAATACGAACTTTGGACCCGGAGATTCCTCAGAG GTTTTGGAGGTGCGCACTCAACCGGAAGAAAATATTGCCGGTCCACCTCGCAACGTCGAAGGATATGCGAGTAGCGAAAGagagatttttgtaaaatggGATTCTCCCACTGTAACCAATGGCGAGATTTTGAAATACCGCATTTACTATTCCGAG AATGACAGTGGCGCTGAGATGTACCATGATAGCACCTCTCTGAGTGCTGTGATCTCGGAACTTCGTCCGTATACCGATTACACTATTAGCGTGGTGCCATTCAATAAGAACGGCATGGGCGATCCCTCAAATGAGATAAAGGTCAAGACCTTCTCCTCTACACCAACTGAAGCGCCCAATAATGTAACACTAGAAGTAACGAGTTCGACG TCCGTCACAGTGCACTGGGAGCCACCAGCCGAGGAGGAAAGAAACGGTCAAATCACCGGCTATAAGATTCGTTATCGTAAACTCAAAGACACACCACAGGTGAAGAGTACACCAGCGAACATACGCTACTTCGAATTGAAAGGGCTTGACCGGCACTCAGAGTATCAAATAAAAATCGCCGCTATGACAGTAAATGGTTCGGGCCCGTTCACAGAATGGAATCGTGTCATGACTTTGGAAAACGATCTGGACGAAACACAGGTGCCCGGTAAACCGGTTTGGATCGGCATACATCCAGGTGGTGATAACATTGCTTTACATTGGGGCCCGCCACAACAGCATGAAATCAAGATACGCAGTTATGTATTGGGCTGGGGTCGTGGAATACCCGATGAGAACATCATAGAGCTGAAAGAATCCGAAcgttattatgtattgaaaaagttGGAATCAAATACGGAATATGTGGTCTCGTTGCGCGCACGAAACAGCAAAGGTGATGGTCAGCCTATTTATGACAACATAAAAACACGTGACGAGGAACCGGTCGACATACCGGTGCCGCTTGAAGTGCCTGTCGGCCTACGCGCGATCACCATGTCCAGCTCATCCATTGTCGTCTACTGGATAGATACGACGCTGAGCAAAAATCAACATGTCATCGATAATCGTCATTACACCGTACGCTTTGGCATCTCCGGCTCTAGTCGGTTCCGCTATCACAACACGACCGACCTCAATTGCATGATCAATGACCTGCGTCCAAACACGCAGTATGAGTTCGCTGTTAAGGTGGTGAAGGGTCGTCGTGAGTCTGCATGGTCCATGTCGGTATTGAATAGTACATATCAGAATGTGCCAATTACACCGCCACGTGAGCTCACCGTGCGACCTGATGAACAGAATCCACAAACTGTCATTTTACAATGGTTGCCACCGAAGCACAGCCTTGGCCAAATAACCGGCTACAACATTTACTACACAACCGATACAACGAAAAGGGATCGCGACTGGTCCATTGAAGCATTCGCCGGGGACGAGACCATGATGATGCTGCCAAATTTGAAACCGTACACAACGTATTACTTCAAGGTGCAAGCGCGTGTGGGGAAAGGTGCCAGTAATGCGCCCTTCTCAGCGCTCGTGGCTTATACGACTCCGGCGGCGGTGGTGATGCAGGAGCCAAAGCCGATCGCCAAAGGCATTAGTAATGAGATCATCATATACTCCGTGGCCGGGGCGGTTGTATTTctagttgttatttttgtggGAATCATGTTTGTTGTGTGCCGACGAAAGCCTCAATCCACTCCCGATCACAACAAGAAGAG TAGCTATCAAAATGTTGGAGTTCCAAAGCCGCCAGATCTCTGGATACATCACGATCAAATGGAGCTGAAGAATATTGATAAGAATATACACAGCACAACACCTG TATGTAGCGATGGCGCTTCGAGTAGCGGTGCCTTAACATTGCCACGCTCTGTGGTGCACGAATACGACGTAGACACGCCTGTGCCGGTTACCAACTCGCTGGACAAACGATCCTATGTACCCGGTTATATGA CTACTTCAATGAACTCTACTATGGAACGGCCACAGTATCCGCGCACCCAATACAACATTTCCGCCAATCGTTCGCATATGACTGTCGACACGGGGCACTCACAACAGAGTTTGACCCAGCAACCGGGCTCTTTGGCTCAGACACCCGAACATCCTTACGGTTATGAGGGCAATTTCTG CAATCCCGGTTATCCGAATGGTGGCGGCGGCGCCGGTCCAGGTGGCGGTCCCACAATTAATGGTGGCGTTTCTACTATCGAGAGTGCAAAGCGTGGTCACCCATTGAAGAGTTTTAGTGTGCCAGGTCCACCACCAACGGGGGCTGCAacacccgtcaacaaacaca CACCTGCCGTAACAATACGTCCACAAAACCAGTCACCCTACAAGAAGCCCTCCTTCtccgctgccacgcccacaaatcgATTGCAAGGCGGCTCGTCTGTGGCACACTCCAACGATGAAATACAACGATTAGCGCCCAGCACCTCAACGGAAGAGCTGAATCAAGAAATGGCCAATCTGGAAGGACTCATGAAGGATCTGAGTGCAATAACGGCGAATGAATTCGAAGTTTAA
- the LOC105221290 gene encoding neogenin isoform X4, with protein sequence MWTRLSTGVWSRKWQQTHQQPQLLQLHVIVLGILASLLLQTHSSLASQALTFKIEPQDVVVPEGHSVLLQCGGVAQNGKSGKIQPIIRWRGPDGQDLGIVGDTFRNQLNNGSLYISSVEENRGLTGSYQCLLSADGIGTIVSRAAVVSIARLSDLNQDFIETYLLPGQTAYFRCMVGEVQPGIKHIVQWLKDDMPLVLDKLRMIVLPNGALEIDEVGIGDRGAYQCNVTSGSISRLSSKTSLNIKKPTDPSSENLVAPSFLVGPSPKTVKEGDSVTLDCVANGVPKPQIKWLRDGAELDLSDLDSPFSIIGTGSLQISSAEDIDSGNYQCRASNTVDSLDAQATVQVLVPPKFIKSPKDKTAHEKEELELECAIRGKPKPLIQWLKNGDVITPNTYMQLVGGHNLRIFGLLQSDAGMFQCVGTNPAGSVQAAARLRVAQTGKSKKYRPSASQTPKSPLLPSASPIRRRKGGGSKAIDPFDTFGDAIDNSMGSTRRLSKSALDSLLSQRGRKLPRPERPQNDNSYGEYASLKELEQLDMEDTDSSMELPTSTQEFNVADDEGEGDNDNNDEDNEDDDEYDDLNDNQEFIDAYNHGDDPNKVLNSWKNKNKKQLSSATSNSQAASSSSSYLSSDLDGLEGSIGITGVGSVDGGVDIPQSGGGVTHIHGALLNRLPGPPHDLVAQIVKPRFVTLSWMEPKKNPVEVVSYTVFYKMSNSEREQKIVTKSHDDQQVNIQNLLPGKTYQFRVVANTNFGPGDSSEVLEVRTQPEENIAGPPRNVEGYASSEREIFVKWDSPTVTNGEILKYRIYYSENDSGAEMYHDSTSLSAVISELRPYTDYTISVVPFNKNGMGDPSNEIKVKTFSSTPTEAPNNVTLEVTSSTSVTVHWEPPAEEERNGQITGYKIRYRKLKDTPQVKSTPANIRYFELKGLDRHSEYQIKIAAMTVNGSGPFTEWNRVMTLENDLDETQVPGKPVWIGIHPGGDNIALHWGPPQQHEIKIRSYVLGWGRGIPDENIIELKESERYYVLKKLESNTEYVVSLRARNSKGDGQPIYDNIKTRDEEPVDIPVPLEVPVGLRAITMSSSSIVVYWIDTTLSKNQHVIDNRHYTVRFGISGSSRFRYHNTTDLNCMINDLRPNTQYEFAVKVVKGRRESAWSMSVLNSTYQNVPITPPRELTVRPDEQNPQTVILQWLPPKHSLGQITGYNIYYTTDTTKRDRDWSIEAFAGDETMMMLPNLKPYTTYYFKVQARVGKGASNAPFSALVAYTTPAAVVMQEPKPIAKGISNEIIIYSVAGAVVFLVVIFVGIMFVVCRRKPQSTPDHNKKSYQNVGVPKPPDLWIHHDQMELKNIDKNIHSTTPVCSDGASSSGALTLPRSVVHEYDVDTPVPVTNSLDKRSYVPGYMTTSMNSTMERPQYPRTQYNISANRSHMTVDTGHSQQSLTQQPGSLAQTPEHPYGYEGNFCNPGYPNGGGGAGPGGGPTINGGVSTIESAKRGHPLKSFSVPGPPPTGAATPVNKHTPAVTIRPQNQSPYKKPSFSAATPTNRLQGGSSVAHSNDEIQRLAPSTSTEELNQEMANLEGLMKDLSAITANEFEV encoded by the exons CGCTTACCTTCAAAATTGAACCTCAGGATGTGGTCGTGCCGGAAGGACATTCGGTGTTGCTGCAATGCGGTGGAGTTGCACAAAACGGCAAGTCTGGTAAGATACAACCAATTATACGTTGGCGTGGGCCAGATGGCCAGGATTTGGGCATCGTCGGCGACACGTTTCGCAACCAGTTGAATAACGGTTCGTTGTACATAAGCTCCGTGGAGGAAAATCGCGGTTTGACCGGCTCCTATCAGTGTCTGCTCAGCGCCGACGGCATTGGTACGATTGTTAGTCGTGCGGCAGTCGTGTCTATAGCGCGGTTGTCGGATCTCAATCAAGACTTTATCGAAACATATTTATTACCCGGCCAAACGGCGTATTTCCGTTGCATGGTGGGCGAAGTTCAACCGGGCATTAAACACATCGTACAATGGCTAAAGGATGACATGCCGCTTGTGCTGGACAAGTTGCGCATGATCGTGCTGCCGAATGGCGCCTTAGAAATCGATGAGGTGGGCATTGGGGATCGCGGCGCTTATCAGTGTAATGTGACCTCTGGCAGCATATCGCGTTTAAGCAGCAAAACTAGCCTGAATATTAAAAAACCCACAGATCCCAGCAGTGAAAATTTGGTTGCGCCGTCGTTTCTTGTGGGACCTTCGCCGAAAACCGTGAAGGAGGGAGACAGCGTCACCTTGGATTGCGTGGCGAATGGCGTTCCGAAACCACAAATTAAATGGTTGCGCGACGGCGCTGAACTCGACCTTAGCGATCTTGACTCGCCATTCTCCATCATCGGCACGGGCTCATTGCAAATATCTTCGGCGGAGGACATAGATTCCGGAAACTACCAGTGTCGTGCCAGTAATACAGTCGATTCGCTTGATGCACAGGCCACCGTGCAAGTGCTGGTGCCGCCTAAATTCATCAAGAGTCCAAAAGACAAGACCGCTCATGAAAAGGAGGAGTTGGAGCTGGAGTGCGCGATACGTGGCAAACCAAAGCCGTTAATTCAGTGGTTGAAGAATGGCGATGTGATCACCCCCAACACGTATATGCAACTGGTCGGTGGCCACAATTTACGCATTTTCGGTCTGCTGCAGTCCGATGCCGGCATGTTCCAATGTGTAGGCACCAATCCGGCTGGCAGTGTCCAAGCGGCGGCTCGCTTGCGCGTCGCTCAAACAG GCAAATCCAAAAAATACCGTCCATCCGCTTCCCAAACACCCAAATCTCCATTACTTCCATCAGCTTCGCCTATACGCCGTCGCAAGGGGGGCGGATCTAAGGCGATCGATCCTTTTGACACATTCGGCGATGCTATTGACAATTCAATGGGGTCGACACGTAGGCTCTCCAAAAGCGCTCTGGATAGTTTACTCTCGCAGAGAGGCAGAAAATTGCCACGACCAGAGAGACCGCAAAATGACAATAGTTATGGCGAATATGCCTCACTGAAAGAACTAGAACAATTAGACATGGAAGATACGGACAGTTCAATGGAGTTACCCACTAGCACACAGGAGTTCAACGTAGCCGATGACGAAGGTGAgggcgacaacgacaacaatgACGAAGACAATGAAGACGATGACGAATATGACGATTTAAACGACAATCAAGAATTCATTGACGCTTACAATCACGGCGACGATCCCAACAAAGTACTGAACTCTTGgaagaataaaaataagaaacaattATCCTCAGCCACATCCAATTCACAAGCGGCGTCATCAAGTTCCTCCTACTTATCCTCAGATTTAGATGGACTCGAAGGCAGCATTGGCATAACTGGTGTTGGGAGTGTAGACGGAGGTGTGGACATTCCACAGTCCGGCGGTGGAGTTACACACATCCATGGTGCTCTGTTGAACCGTTTGCCGGGACCGCCGCACGACTTGGTTGCGCAAATAGTGAAACCACGTTTCGTAACACTAAGTTGGATGGAGCCGAAGAAGAACCCCGTGGAAGTTGTCTCCTACACAGTATTCTATAAAATGAGCAACAGCGAACG CGAACAGAAAATCGTAACCAAATCGCACGATGACCAACAGGTGAACATACAAAATCTGCTGCCTGGGAAAACCTATCAATTCCGTGTGGTGGCCAATACGAACTTTGGACCCGGAGATTCCTCAGAG GTTTTGGAGGTGCGCACTCAACCGGAAGAAAATATTGCCGGTCCACCTCGCAACGTCGAAGGATATGCGAGTAGCGAAAGagagatttttgtaaaatggGATTCTCCCACTGTAACCAATGGCGAGATTTTGAAATACCGCATTTACTATTCCGAG AATGACAGTGGCGCTGAGATGTACCATGATAGCACCTCTCTGAGTGCTGTGATCTCGGAACTTCGTCCGTATACCGATTACACTATTAGCGTGGTGCCATTCAATAAGAACGGCATGGGCGATCCCTCAAATGAGATAAAGGTCAAGACCTTCTCCTCTACACCAACTGAAGCGCCCAATAATGTAACACTAGAAGTAACGAGTTCGACG TCCGTCACAGTGCACTGGGAGCCACCAGCCGAGGAGGAAAGAAACGGTCAAATCACCGGCTATAAGATTCGTTATCGTAAACTCAAAGACACACCACAGGTGAAGAGTACACCAGCGAACATACGCTACTTCGAATTGAAAGGGCTTGACCGGCACTCAGAGTATCAAATAAAAATCGCCGCTATGACAGTAAATGGTTCGGGCCCGTTCACAGAATGGAATCGTGTCATGACTTTGGAAAACGATCTGGACGAAACACAGGTGCCCGGTAAACCGGTTTGGATCGGCATACATCCAGGTGGTGATAACATTGCTTTACATTGGGGCCCGCCACAACAGCATGAAATCAAGATACGCAGTTATGTATTGGGCTGGGGTCGTGGAATACCCGATGAGAACATCATAGAGCTGAAAGAATCCGAAcgttattatgtattgaaaaagttGGAATCAAATACGGAATATGTGGTCTCGTTGCGCGCACGAAACAGCAAAGGTGATGGTCAGCCTATTTATGACAACATAAAAACACGTGACGAGGAACCGGTCGACATACCGGTGCCGCTTGAAGTGCCTGTCGGCCTACGCGCGATCACCATGTCCAGCTCATCCATTGTCGTCTACTGGATAGATACGACGCTGAGCAAAAATCAACATGTCATCGATAATCGTCATTACACCGTACGCTTTGGCATCTCCGGCTCTAGTCGGTTCCGCTATCACAACACGACCGACCTCAATTGCATGATCAATGACCTGCGTCCAAACACGCAGTATGAGTTCGCTGTTAAGGTGGTGAAGGGTCGTCGTGAGTCTGCATGGTCCATGTCGGTATTGAATAGTACATATCAGAATGTGCCAATTACACCGCCACGTGAGCTCACCGTGCGACCTGATGAACAGAATCCACAAACTGTCATTTTACAATGGTTGCCACCGAAGCACAGCCTTGGCCAAATAACCGGCTACAACATTTACTACACAACCGATACAACGAAAAGGGATCGCGACTGGTCCATTGAAGCATTCGCCGGGGACGAGACCATGATGATGCTGCCAAATTTGAAACCGTACACAACGTATTACTTCAAGGTGCAAGCGCGTGTGGGGAAAGGTGCCAGTAATGCGCCCTTCTCAGCGCTCGTGGCTTATACGACTCCGGCGGCGGTGGTGATGCAGGAGCCAAAGCCGATCGCCAAAGGCATTAGTAATGAGATCATCATATACTCCGTGGCCGGGGCGGTTGTATTTctagttgttatttttgtggGAATCATGTTTGTTGTGTGCCGACGAAAGCCTCAATCCACTCCCGATCACAACAAGAAGAG CTATCAAAATGTTGGAGTTCCAAAGCCGCCAGATCTCTGGATACATCACGATCAAATGGAGCTGAAGAATATTGATAAGAATATACACAGCACAACACCTG TATGTAGCGATGGCGCTTCGAGTAGCGGTGCCTTAACATTGCCACGCTCTGTGGTGCACGAATACGACGTAGACACGCCTGTGCCGGTTACCAACTCGCTGGACAAACGATCCTATGTACCCGGTTATATGA CTACTTCAATGAACTCTACTATGGAACGGCCACAGTATCCGCGCACCCAATACAACATTTCCGCCAATCGTTCGCATATGACTGTCGACACGGGGCACTCACAACAGAGTTTGACCCAGCAACCGGGCTCTTTGGCTCAGACACCCGAACATCCTTACGGTTATGAGGGCAATTTCTG CAATCCCGGTTATCCGAATGGTGGCGGCGGCGCCGGTCCAGGTGGCGGTCCCACAATTAATGGTGGCGTTTCTACTATCGAGAGTGCAAAGCGTGGTCACCCATTGAAGAGTTTTAGTGTGCCAGGTCCACCACCAACGGGGGCTGCAacacccgtcaacaaacaca CACCTGCCGTAACAATACGTCCACAAAACCAGTCACCCTACAAGAAGCCCTCCTTCtccgctgccacgcccacaaatcgATTGCAAGGCGGCTCGTCTGTGGCACACTCCAACGATGAAATACAACGATTAGCGCCCAGCACCTCAACGGAAGAGCTGAATCAAGAAATGGCCAATCTGGAAGGACTCATGAAGGATCTGAGTGCAATAACGGCGAATGAATTCGAAGTTTAA